Part of the Clostridium sporogenes genome, TTAGAATAGGTTTTTGCCATGTCTTTATAAAAAATGGGAATCGGTTGGAAAAATTCTTATAAAACCTTGTAAAATACTAATTATTTAAAAATTTATTTAATGAATCATTATCTTTAAATAGGTTTCTTAAGTTCCCATATTTTTGTTCTAAATTTTTTCTATCATATTTATAGGATTTTTCTCCTATATTCTCTACATTAAATTTAATAATTTCAGCATTTGGTATAAGATATAATAATACCACAGCATTTTTTTCTAAAAGTTTTTCAACTTTGTTGTCCTTCCAAAATTTATTATAATTTTCTTCACCTAAATTTTCATTTGTTTTATAGTTAATGGTTATTTCATAGGGCTCTTTAGTAGTTTGTAGGCTAAATCCAGCACTATATTCATTAGCAGGTAAATTTTTTATAATACTTCCTACAGAACTATTATCGCCTACATATGTGCCTTTATATTTTATCAAATCATATGTTTCAACTTTAGAACTATTCTTCACATTTTCCTTTGATTTTTTTTCAGAATTTACTCCACAACCTATTAAATTTAATGATAGGATGAGTACTAAAGGTACTAATATTTTAAATTTATTTTTCATATAATGCCTCCCTATTTTACAATATATTGTCTCACAATTATACATTAGATTAAGGTGTAACTATAGTTGGATTATAGCATTAATTACAATATAATGGTATCCATTTGTAGTGGTTATTTTCACATGGGTATTGAACATATTCACTTTTAATAAAATTAATGTCAGTTTGAGATTAAGGAAAAAAGATGTTTTATAATCTTTACGGTCAGTTTTAAAAATAAAAATAGCAAAATAAGAACAGAAAAATATTTTGTTTTGTTATATTATAATAGTAGCTTCATGAAGTAGGTGAGTATGTAATGAATTATAGAAAAGATATAGAAAATTGCATTGAGTATATAGAAGAGCATATTAAAGAACCTCTTACACTTAAAGAAATTACACAGGAAATAGGGTACTCATCATATCATTTCTGCAGAGTTTTTTCTTTTTTAAAGGGTATGCCCTTAATGGAATATGTAAGAAAAAGGAGACTTTCTTTATCTACTATAGATTTATTAGAAGGTAAAAAAATAATAGATGTTGCTTTAAAATGGGGATTTGAAACACCAAGTAGTTTTGCAAGAGCCTTTAGAAAAGAGTTTGGATGTAGTCCAAGTCAATACATTAAAAAAATGAAATCTTATTACAAAAGTAAAAATAGCTTAATCCTAGGTAAGTTTATGAACGATCCATATATCATTAAAAAACATGGATTTAAAGTTGCTGGATATGGTATTAAAACTAATGTGGCAGATAGTAAATATACAAAGGATGTAGCCTCCTTTTGGAGCAATTATAATGGAGAAAATTTGGAAAGTAAACTATATAAAATTCTATCACCCCTAAAACATGGGGAAGTTGGATTATGCATACCCTGTTCTGATAGTGGGGATATAACCTATTTATTAGGGGTTATTGTTGAGGATTTTTCCAAGGTAACTTCTGATATGATAACTGTTGAAGTACCAAAGGCTCAGTATGCAGTGTTTACTACAAATCCTGTTAATACGATAGATAGCAAAGACCAAAGGGAATTTGCAAAGATTATTAAAGAATCATGGAAATATATATTTGATGAATGGTTTAAAAATAATGATTACGAATATGATGAAGAAAAATTGGATTTTGAATTTTATGATGAGAGATGTCATTTAAGACCAGACACAGTTATGGATATTTATGTGCCGATAAAAAAGTTGGAAAGGTGATATTAAATGATTAATTATTATGGAAGTTTATGTACAGTAGTGTATGAGCTACTACATTCTCATGCACCAGAAGATGAGCTGCAATTTTATTTACAATATGCAAAAAAGGAGATGAAAATACTAGAACCCCTTTGTGGAACAGGAAGATTTCTAGTACCTTTTTTAGAAAGAGGCTTTAATATTACTGGATTTGATATGTCAGAAGAAATGCTAAAAGAACTTTATAAAAAAGCTCCCAAGGCAAAGGTCTTTGAAAGTTCTATTGAAGAATTTTCTCCAGAGGAAAAATATGATTATATTTTTATTACATCTGGTTCATTTTCATTATTTATTGATGAGGATAGTGCTTTTAATGTGCTGGTAAAAATGAGGGAAGCACTAGCACCAAAAGGCAAGTTTGTTTTTGCTGCTGAGATAACCGCTAATATAATTTCTGATAGGGAAGAGTACCTTGAAAATAGTCACATAAAGACCAAAGAAGGTTATGATATAATCTTTAAAAGTAAAAGTTTTTATGATAAACACAAAAAAATATTATCCACACCAAGTTTATATGAGTTATATGATGGTGATAAATTACTACGTAAAGAAGAAATGGATTTTCGTATAAAATTATATGATTTTGGAGAATTAGACAAGTTAATATTAAAGGCAGGATTTAAAGGGAGCCATGTATTCAGTGATTTCAATAGAAGAGAATCTATAGATAAAAATACTGAAACCTTTTTATATGAATGTTATATTTAACAATAAAATATTTTCCAACCAAATTTAACTTTAAAACCTATCTTAGCTATTGGAATATAAGGCTTAAGATAGGTTTTTGTTTTGTAATACTGTTTTATGTTATTATTTATCTAATTCATCTAGAGACATTAGTTTTAATAATCCATTTCGTAATAAAATTAGAATTACACCAAATACTATTACAATGCCAGATATTAAGCCAAATATTTGGGTATATCCTAGGGTATCTGTAAATCCTGCAAGTTTTCCTGAAATTATACTTGAAAAGAAGAAGCTTAAGTACCATGCACCCATTGCTAGGGAGCCGTATTTTGCAGGAGCTAATTTATTGAACATTGCCATTCCTATTGGAGATAGGCAAAGCTCTCCTACTGTTAATAAAAAGTAAGCCACAATGATGAAAAGTATGTTCATTTGTTTACTTCCGTCTAAAACACCACCTAATGTTGATATACCTACTATTAAGGTTAAGAAGGCAATACCTGTTAAAATCATTCCAAGTCCCATTTTAGTAGGAACTGATAAGTCGCCCTTTTTACTATTTCCAAGTTTTAACCATATATTCGCAATTATTGGTGACAATACTACGCAAAAGATTGCATTAATAGAAGTAAGCCAAGGTACAGGCATTGTAAATCCACCGATGGTTCTGTTTACAAGTTTATTTGCAAGTAAAGAGAAGGATGTAGCAGTTTGATCCCATGCTGACCAAAATATAATGACAAACACAAACATCACAATCATTGCTTTAATACGATTTTTTTCTAATTGTGTCAAAGGTTGTGCTTTAGCTTTTTCTGTTGATTTTGTGCTTACGGATTCTGTGGAAGTTTTTTTATCTTTGGAAACTGGGTATTTTCCTATCTCACCTAGCCATTTAGGAGATACAATCCAAATAAAGATACCTATAAATATCATTATCAAAGTACACATAAGAAAAATGTATTTATAACCATAGGCTGCGATTTCACCATCAGCTGCTACTTTAGCGAACCATTTATCAGAAATTAAACCAGCAATTATAGGTCCAAAAAAAGCACCGATATTTATAAACATATAAAATATGCTATAGGCAGCATCTTTTTTAGACAATTCATTTTTGCCATAAAGTTCACCTACAAGGCTACTAATTTGTGCCTTGAAAAATGCACCAGCAACAATTAGGATAATAAGTCCCAACCAGACACTACCAATATTTGGTTTGGAAAAAAATAGCGCCAAATAACCACAAGCAGTTAGAAAACAACCTAATATTAGTGATTTCTGGATTCCAAGCCATTTATCAGTTATATATCCACCAACTAGGGAACCCATATAGTTTATACCTTGGTATAAACCTATGATAGCAGCGGCTTTTGGTACACTTAGACCAAGTCCATTTTTGCTAACATCAGCTGTTAAAAATAGTATTAATATTGAAACTACTGCATAAGCTGCATAACTTTGTAAAGCTATGGAGATATTTACTAGCCATAATCCAATAGGATGTTTTTGTTTTTTTTCAGACATTGTGAAATACCTTCCTTCTATTATTTATAATTATTAAATTTTTACAATTATTAAATTTCTCTAGTATATTCTTTTAACCATTATTTTCACCTTTGCATACAATAAGTTCATTTTCAATACGTATTCCATGTGAGCCTGCTATATAAATTCCTGGTTCATCAGTAATAACTATACCTTCTTCAAAGCGATGAGTTTCCTTTGGACGGTATTGCCACCTAAATCCAGTTGGTGTTTCATGAATGTTCATCAAATATCCAACACCGTGGTCAGTATCATGATTAAAGTTTAAGTTTCTATTCTAGAATGGAGTACATGCAAGGATGTCCAAATTCATACCGTTACAATCATAAAGGAATTTTCCATGAGCAAGATGCATGTTACTATGGTAGCATGTTCACCAAATGAAGAAATAGGTTCAAAACTTGGACGAATAAATCTACCTTGTTCTGCAGGGAACGCATCTAGTTTATTAGAAGAACTTATTTCTGTAATAACTTCTTTGTCTATATTATTGTATAATGCATAATTCATTCTATCTGGATGGACTAAAACTACATCAGAGTTAGTGAATTTTTTAACTTCTTTGTATATTTTATTATATGGATGTATAAATAATGCACCATTTTCCTTAAGATTTGATTTAATTTCATCATTTAATTTATTTTCATTGATGAATAGATGCACCTAATCCATTGTAATAATAATAAAATTAGTGGGAAAAATTCAATATGGTTTCCACGAATGTTAAGAGTCCATGCAATATCATCTTCTGAATTAATATATTTAGCTACAAAGGTTAAAGGGGTGTTAGAGCTTTCAGAAAGATTTTTAACAACAGTAGCATTTTGATTAGTTTTATTACCAACATGAATTATTATGTTAGCTATATCTGCTTCAATGGACCTTGAATGAGTTCTAGTATCCCTTTCAAAATGTTATAATGTAAGTTAAAAGATAAAGTGAAATTTATTTTCAATATTAATATAATGTGGAAGGTGGAGACAATTATGAATCAGAAAGATAGAATGTTAGCAGGGCTTCCATATAAAGCGTGCTTAGATGGATTACCAGAAGAACGAATGGAAAATAAAAAGAAAATTTATGAGTATAACCATTGCTTCCCAGATGAACATGAAAAAATCCATAAATTAATAAGAGATATTCTTGGAAAAGCGGGTGCAGATGTACATATAGAGGCACCCTTTTATTGTGATTATGGAAAGAATATTCAAGTTGGAGATAACTTTTTTGCAAATTACAACTGTACAATTCTAGATGTGGGAAAAGTAATTATAGGTAATAATGTACAATTTGCTCCAAATGTTTCTTTGTATACAGCAGGTCATCCCATACATCCTGATTCACGAAATTCTGGATATGAATATGGAATTGGTATAACAATAGGAGATAATGCGTGGCTGGGAGGAAATGTTGTTGTAAATCCTGGAGTTCATATTGGAAATAACGTTGTTATTGGTTCGGGAAGTGTTGTTACAAAAGACATTCCAGACAATGTGATAGCAATAGGAAATCCATGTAAAGTTATTCGTGAAATTACAGAAGAAGATCGTAAGTATTATTATAAAAATTATGAATTTGATGTTGATGATTATAAGGAATAGTTTATTTACAAATTAAAATTATTTATGCAATGGGGTGAGAAAATGATTTTAGCCATAGAATGTTTTATTGCATGTGTACTATTTACGCTTATGATTTTACCATCACTATATAAGGAACCAATCAAACATATTATGTCATATCCTACAGAGATTAGAAAAAGGGTAGAAAGTCTACCACAATATAAAGATGTTATACAGAAAAAAGAAAAAAAGCATTTAACAGTAAAAATAATCGCAGTTTTTATGTTTGCTATTATTTTGGCTGTAGTAGCTTACTTTTCAGGAGCTAAAAGTTTTTCAAAAGCCTACATTCATGTATTTACTTTGTTTTTTGTAGTAAACATTTATGATATGATTGTTCTAGATATAGGTCTTTTTTGTCACAGTAAAAAAACTAGAATACCTGGTACAGAAGATATGGATAAAGAATATAGAAGTCCATGGTATCATATAAAAGGAGCTGGTATTGGAACTATAATAGGCGCTGTAGTAGCATTATTATCTGGAGGAATGGTTCATTTCATACCAATAATATAGTATTTAAGTAACGAACATAAATCTGGTATTTGGAGTGAGTTACTTACTCCTTAGAGAATGGCATAGGGATTTTTATAAAACTAAACTATGCATTGTGATAATTTATATGCAAATTGTTAGATTGATTTAAAAACCTGTCTATTTTAGGACAGGTTTTTAGTATTTAAAGGGAATAGATAAAATAGTTTTTGGTAGTTATGTAAATATTGTATATTATTTTATATTTTTGAAGGATTATCCATAATTCTGTAGAAGAATATTTGTGTAGGAAATATATTATAAAAATATGGAGGGAGTATTGTGGATAAATTTCGTAATATGAAAAAATCTCATATAGCCTTATTAGTGGTAATGTATATGGTGTTAATGGGAAGCTTCCCTAGATTTACAGGATGGGTAACTATTTTTTCAACAATTGCAGTGGGAGGTTATTTTTTAAAGAACAAAAAAGACTTAAAAGAACTAGCTAGGAAGAAGAAAAACTTTATATTTGCAGGTATAATAATTTTAGCTATTATAGGAAGCCTTAATGTAGCCGTAGGAAATAATATTCAAAATGAAAAATTGATGGCAGAAAAAGCTAAACAAGAACAAGAAATTAAGCAAGAAGAACAAAAAAAGATAGAAGAAAAGAAGTTAGCAGAAGAACAAAAAAGGATACAAGAGGAAGAAGCTAAGAAAAAAGCCGCAGAAGAAAAAAGAAAACAAGAAGAGGAAGCCAAGAAAAAAGCTGCAGAAGAACAAAAAAAGCAAGAAGAATTAAAAAGAAAACAAGAAGAAGAAAATAAAATAAAAGCTGAGAATGAACAAGCTCAAGCAGCATTTGCTCAATCAACAGACAAAGATAATTCAAATGATCAATTTAATGAAGGTAAAAATGTAGATAATAATCAAAATTATACAGTATATAAAACCAGAACAGGATCTAAATATCATAGTTCAGGGTGTAGATATTTAAAGAAAAGCTGTTATGAAACAACAGTATCGCAAGCACGAAATGAAGGGCTAAGTCCATGCAGTGTGTGTAATCCATAGCATATAATAACATGTTAAAGATTAGTAATAATTGTACTTTTTAGGATATTGATGAATGTATTTTATCAATATCCTTTTAAATTTATGTAATAAGTATTTAAACAAATTAATGAGATTTTATTTAAAGTAGAATTTCTTAGTTAATATGTAATTATTTTTACAATGAATTTCTTGATATAAATAAATTTCTATAATGCACCACAAAACCTACAATAATATGGTAAAATAAGAATATATCTCAGAGAATAATTATATTTTATTGTTCATGAATAATGCTTGCATAAAAAGGGTAATTAATAATAGTTATGTTATTATAAGATATATGGAGGTTTTGGTATGAATATATTAATATCCACTTGCAATATAGGTATTCCTGTACTAATGATTTTTATAGGAATTTTATATAAATGTAATTTATATAAAAAGATAGATAGAACATTAGATTTAATTGTACCTATAGCAACGTTTTTTACTGGTTTTTCAGAGAGAGATAGAGAACATTTGTAT contains:
- a CDS encoding sugar O-acetyltransferase, whose translation is MNQKDRMLAGLPYKACLDGLPEERMENKKKIYEYNHCFPDEHEKIHKLIRDILGKAGADVHIEAPFYCDYGKNIQVGDNFFANYNCTILDVGKVIIGNNVQFAPNVSLYTAGHPIHPDSRNSGYEYGIGITIGDNAWLGGNVVVNPGVHIGNNVVIGSGSVVTKDIPDNVIAIGNPCKVIREITEEDRKYYYKNYEFDVDDYKE
- a CDS encoding DUF4825 domain-containing protein is translated as MKNKFKILVPLVLILSLNLIGCGVNSEKKSKENVKNSSKVETYDLIKYKGTYVGDNSSVGSIIKNLPANEYSAGFSLQTTKEPYEITINYKTNENLGEENYNKFWKDNKVEKLLEKNAVVLLYLIPNAEIIKFNVENIGEKSYKYDRKNLEQKYGNLRNLFKDNDSLNKFLNN
- a CDS encoding class I SAM-dependent methyltransferase, which produces MINYYGSLCTVVYELLHSHAPEDELQFYLQYAKKEMKILEPLCGTGRFLVPFLERGFNITGFDMSEEMLKELYKKAPKAKVFESSIEEFSPEEKYDYIFITSGSFSLFIDEDSAFNVLVKMREALAPKGKFVFAAEITANIISDREEYLENSHIKTKEGYDIIFKSKSFYDKHKKILSTPSLYELYDGDKLLRKEEMDFRIKLYDFGELDKLILKAGFKGSHVFSDFNRRESIDKNTETFLYECYI
- a CDS encoding transpeptidase-transglycosylase — encoded protein: MDKFRNMKKSHIALLVVMYMVLMGSFPRFTGWVTIFSTIAVGGYFLKNKKDLKELARKKKNFIFAGIIILAIIGSLNVAVGNNIQNEKLMAEKAKQEQEIKQEEQKKIEEKKLAEEQKRIQEEEAKKKAAEEKRKQEEEAKKKAAEEQKKQEELKRKQEEENKIKAENEQAQAAFAQSTDKDNSNDQFNEGKNVDNNQNYTVYKTRTGSKYHSSGCRYLKKSCYETTVSQARNEGLSPCSVCNP
- a CDS encoding aminopeptidase P family N-terminal domain-containing protein; translation: MHLFINENKLNDEIKSNLKENGALFIHPYNKIYKEVKKFTNSDVVLVHPDRMNYALYNNIDKEVITEISSSNKLDAFPAEQGRFIRPSFEPISSFGEHATIVTCILLMENSFMIVTV
- a CDS encoding AraC family transcriptional regulator; translated protein: MNYRKDIENCIEYIEEHIKEPLTLKEITQEIGYSSYHFCRVFSFLKGMPLMEYVRKRRLSLSTIDLLEGKKIIDVALKWGFETPSSFARAFRKEFGCSPSQYIKKMKSYYKSKNSLILGKFMNDPYIIKKHGFKVAGYGIKTNVADSKYTKDVASFWSNYNGENLESKLYKILSPLKHGEVGLCIPCSDSGDITYLLGVIVEDFSKVTSDMITVEVPKAQYAVFTTNPVNTIDSKDQREFAKIIKESWKYIFDEWFKNNDYEYDEEKLDFEFYDERCHLRPDTVMDIYVPIKKLER
- a CDS encoding M24 family metallopeptidase, producing the protein MNIHETPTGFRWQYRPKETHRFEEGIVITDEPGIYIAGSHGIRIENELIVCKGENNG
- a CDS encoding peptide MFS transporter encodes the protein MSEKKQKHPIGLWLVNISIALQSYAAYAVVSILILFLTADVSKNGLGLSVPKAAAIIGLYQGINYMGSLVGGYITDKWLGIQKSLILGCFLTACGYLALFFSKPNIGSVWLGLIILIVAGAFFKAQISSLVGELYGKNELSKKDAAYSIFYMFINIGAFFGPIIAGLISDKWFAKVAADGEIAAYGYKYIFLMCTLIMIFIGIFIWIVSPKWLGEIGKYPVSKDKKTSTESVSTKSTEKAKAQPLTQLEKNRIKAMIVMFVFVIIFWSAWDQTATSFSLLANKLVNRTIGGFTMPVPWLTSINAIFCVVLSPIIANIWLKLGNSKKGDLSVPTKMGLGMILTGIAFLTLIVGISTLGGVLDGSKQMNILFIIVAYFLLTVGELCLSPIGMAMFNKLAPAKYGSLAMGAWYLSFFFSSIISGKLAGFTDTLGYTQIFGLISGIVIVFGVILILLRNGLLKLMSLDELDK